One stretch of Akkermansia sp. RCC_12PD DNA includes these proteins:
- a CDS encoding response regulator transcription factor yields the protein MATILIAEDDHAISDLVAYNLERAGHAPVTAYDGLTALEVARRDKPDLILLDQMMPGMDGHGVLRELRRDSRTQGIPVIFLTAKAQAEDRIQGLELGADDYVTKPFSPKELVLRVASVLKRCEHTPGSVIAEYGPFTFDKNALKFYIDKEEVDLTATEFKLMIYMIEREGQILNRNDLLSCVWGYSHQAQSRTLDTHMKRLRQKLALYADCIETVRSIGYRFLLPGRRPPQEPA from the coding sequence ATGGCAACCATCCTTATCGCTGAAGACGATCACGCCATTTCGGACCTCGTCGCCTACAACCTGGAACGTGCCGGACATGCCCCGGTGACGGCCTACGACGGCCTGACCGCTCTGGAAGTGGCCCGCAGGGACAAGCCGGACCTCATCCTGCTGGACCAGATGATGCCGGGCATGGACGGGCACGGCGTGCTCCGGGAACTGCGCCGCGACAGCCGCACCCAGGGCATTCCCGTCATCTTCCTGACTGCCAAGGCACAGGCGGAAGACCGCATTCAGGGGCTGGAACTGGGCGCGGACGACTATGTAACCAAACCGTTCAGCCCCAAGGAACTCGTGCTGCGCGTGGCCAGCGTGCTGAAGCGGTGCGAACACACGCCGGGCAGCGTCATCGCGGAATACGGCCCCTTCACTTTTGACAAAAACGCCCTGAAATTCTACATCGACAAGGAAGAAGTGGACCTGACGGCCACGGAATTCAAGCTCATGATCTACATGATTGAGCGCGAGGGGCAGATCCTGAACCGCAATGATCTGCTCAGCTGCGTGTGGGGGTACAGCCACCAGGCCCAGAGCCGCACGCTGGACACGCACATGAAGCGGCTGCGCCAGAAGCTGGCCCTCTATGCGGACTGCATTGAAACCGTCCGCAGCATCGGCTACCGCTTCCTCCTGCCCGGACGCCGCCCTCCGCAGGAGCCTGCCTAA
- a CDS encoding ATP-binding protein, with protein MSAVDYILILLLLASLYLNWHLAQTCRSAMKARKKALRDAQRLLKRGEEAQEQAIADKRRFLEALGEAFLLIGPSGHIVLANTLARELFQEERLEGRKVGSLVCNQELLGHVQEAFDTDGPVAKEFTLSAVNSPGGVQNGITAWHLDSAVTDSPIREKRILLRNVTQNYLTNQMRRDFVANASHELRTPLTIIVGYLENLMEDDLVEESPALARKFIGIMHQNSQRLMNIIEDMLMISKLESGHKAILKEQWFHITSCVDDVFSRLDSIREKKQAALHMDIPPDWELYGDPFYWTQVLFNLVENALKQNTEPGLSVTVAAAKTPEACVITVTDTGVGIPAESLPFLFNRFYRVETHHSSEIKGTGLGLSIVKRAVEAHDGTITVTSVPHRETAFTITIPLKRFREEAKA; from the coding sequence ATGTCGGCCGTTGACTACATCCTCATCCTCCTGCTGCTGGCCTCCCTGTACCTGAACTGGCACCTGGCGCAAACATGCCGGTCAGCCATGAAAGCCAGGAAAAAAGCCCTGAGGGACGCCCAGCGCCTGCTGAAGCGCGGGGAGGAGGCCCAGGAACAGGCCATTGCGGACAAACGGCGCTTTCTGGAAGCGCTGGGGGAGGCCTTCCTGCTCATCGGCCCTTCCGGACACATCGTGCTGGCCAATACGCTGGCGCGCGAACTTTTCCAGGAAGAACGCCTGGAAGGCCGCAAAGTCGGCTCCCTGGTGTGCAACCAGGAACTTCTGGGCCACGTGCAGGAAGCCTTTGACACGGACGGCCCCGTCGCCAAGGAATTCACCCTCAGCGCCGTCAACTCCCCAGGCGGAGTGCAGAACGGCATCACCGCCTGGCATCTGGACAGCGCCGTCACGGACTCCCCCATCAGGGAAAAGCGCATCCTGCTGCGCAACGTCACGCAGAACTACCTCACCAACCAGATGCGCCGGGACTTCGTGGCCAACGCCTCCCACGAACTGCGCACGCCGCTCACCATCATCGTGGGATACCTGGAAAATCTGATGGAGGACGACTTGGTGGAGGAAAGCCCGGCCCTGGCCCGCAAATTCATCGGCATCATGCACCAGAACAGCCAGCGGCTCATGAACATCATTGAAGACATGCTCATGATCTCCAAGCTGGAATCAGGCCACAAGGCCATCCTGAAAGAGCAGTGGTTCCATATCACCTCCTGCGTGGACGACGTCTTCTCCCGCCTGGACTCCATCCGGGAGAAAAAACAGGCCGCCCTGCACATGGACATTCCGCCGGACTGGGAACTCTACGGGGACCCCTTCTACTGGACGCAAGTCCTGTTCAACCTGGTGGAAAACGCCCTCAAGCAGAACACGGAGCCGGGCCTTTCCGTCACTGTGGCAGCCGCCAAAACGCCGGAAGCCTGCGTGATCACCGTGACGGACACGGGCGTGGGCATTCCCGCGGAAAGCCTTCCCTTCCTCTTCAACAGATTCTACCGGGTGGAAACCCACCATTCCTCGGAAATCAAGGGAACGGGACTGGGCCTCTCCATCGTCAAACGGGCTGTGGAAGCCCATGACGGCACCATCACCGTCACCAGCGTCCCCCATCGGGAAACCGCCTTCACCATCACCATTCCTCTGAAACGGTTCCGGGAAGAAGCAAAGGCATAA